One genomic window of Borrelia coriaceae includes the following:
- a CDS encoding DUF228 domain-containing protein, with amino-acid sequence MSNITQLVTEYQEKAKDLKKQMKNPTSDASTFSNKVDFRDKNLHFSNQGGTLTSKNDKLENYSFKGYPYKRGVKLVVDKEEENQPHYEPHVEAGGCDDLYGICTDIDEFTQTATVIPITNNFTGYLVAKDGEVKKESKLKFNEDGQLEKDDSNSSKINAIALSDSISLDGTDQKLFMVHVAIYGNKCKAAN; translated from the coding sequence GTGTCAAATATAACTCAGTTAGTAACTGAATATCAAGAAAAGGCAAAAGATCTAAAAAAGCAAATGAAGAACCCTACTAGTGATGCTAGTACTTTTAGTAATAAGGTTGATTTTAGAGATAAAAATTTACACTTCTCTAATCAAGGTGGGACTCTAACTAGTAAGAATGACAAATTAGAAAATTACTCCTTTAAAGGCTATCCATATAAAAGAGGAGTAAAACTAGTTGTAGATAAAGAAGAAGAAAATCAACCACACTATGAACCTCATGTTGAGGCCGGGGGTTGTGATGACCTTTATGGTATATGCACAGACATAGATGAGTTTACACAGACTGCTACAGTAATTCCTATTACAAATAACTTTACTGGGTATTTAGTAGCAAAAGATGGTGAGGTTAAGAAAGAATCCAAGCTTAAATTCAATGAAGATGGTCAGCTTGAAAAAGATGATTCAAATAGTAGCAAAATTAATGCCATAGCTTTATCAGATTCAATTTCACTTGATGGTACTGATCAAAAGCTTTTCATGGTACATGTAGCTATTTATGGAAATAAATGCAAAGCAGCAAATTAA
- a CDS encoding DUF228 domain-containing protein — translation MPQENIAKLKEEYDKKVKEIQDLMKNPNRDAGLFHVDIGFKDKNLHFSNQGGTLTSSVDKLENYPVKGYPYKRGVKLSFEDGSEPCVEAGGCDDLYGICIDIDEFTKTATVIPITNNFQGYVISRSSDGISIGDKLDFDSDGKVIKSSYDSQVPIKAIALSNVFTLNLTDDISKKDQEDYKLYLIKIAIYGSKCDL, via the coding sequence ATGCCACAAGAAAATATAGCTAAACTTAAAGAAGAATATGATAAAAAGGTAAAAGAGATACAAGATCTAATGAAAAATCCTAATAGAGATGCTGGGCTTTTTCATGTAGATATAGGTTTTAAGGATAAAAATCTACACTTCTCTAATCAAGGTGGTACTCTAACTAGCAGTGTTGACAAATTAGAAAATTATCCCGTTAAAGGATACCCATATAAACGTGGTGTTAAGTTATCTTTTGAAGATGGTAGTGAACCTTGTGTTGAAGCCGGGGGTTGTGATGATTTGTATGGTATATGCATTGATATTGATGAGTTTACAAAAACTGCTACAGTCATACCAATAACAAATAATTTCCAAGGATATGTAATTTCTAGAAGTTCTGATGGTATTTCTATTGGTGATAAGTTAGATTTTGATTCAGATGGAAAAGTTATTAAATCATCTTATGATTCACAAGTACCAATTAAAGCTATTGCATTATCAAATGTATTTACATTAAATCTTACTGATGACATATCTAAAAAAGATCAAGAGGATTATAAGCTGTATTTAATAAAAATAGCCATTTATGGTAGTAAATGCGATCTTTAG
- a CDS encoding DUF1357 family protein, giving the protein MNQEIQENVASTQEDTLIQNTEGNKENTDSITLSLKEYEEYKAYKASKESEGKNLTINERISKELSESQARLEEENKLLSEASRINEIDNLARKHLSSHFNKETLLAKGYLLKDIMQAQRRELVRKYVPIEEIYAISKVRDTSHLDGELLEQLVNLAKVNIKKRIQSTSVNSKGEIKLALTNEDISLLDSNFTPQNFSEFSISIANAYKERRNQFYKSRKQKTA; this is encoded by the coding sequence ATGAACCAAGAAATACAAGAAAATGTAGCTAGTACACAAGAAGATACTTTAATTCAAAATACAGAGGGTAATAAAGAGAATACAGACAGTATTACTTTAAGTTTAAAAGAATATGAAGAGTATAAGGCATATAAAGCATCAAAAGAATCTGAAGGTAAGAATTTAACTATTAATGAAAGGATATCAAAAGAACTTTCAGAGTCACAAGCGCGTTTAGAAGAAGAAAATAAATTATTAAGTGAAGCTTCTCGTATTAATGAGATTGATAATTTAGCTCGTAAGCATTTAAGTAGTCATTTTAATAAAGAGACATTACTTGCTAAGGGATACTTATTAAAAGACATAATGCAAGCACAGCGTAGGGAACTTGTTAGAAAATATGTGCCCATTGAAGAAATTTATGCCATTTCTAAGGTAAGAGATACTAGTCACTTAGATGGTGAATTACTTGAACAACTTGTAAACCTTGCTAAAGTAAATATAAAGAAAAGAATCCAATCTACAAGTGTCAATTCAAAAGGTGAGATTAAACTAGCCTTAACAAATGAGGATATATCACTATTAGATTCTAATTTTACTCCTCAAAACTTTAGTGAGTTTAGTATTTCTATTGCTAATGCTTATAAAGAAAGAAGAAATCAATTTTACAAATCTAGAAAACAAAAAACTGCTTAA
- a CDS encoding anti-CBASS protein Acb1 family protein, translating into MRLDFKVHAKDLYKYSIFFKNYISNVAEDVLKNGITLNSVIPTSLSIEDALDALKIELKATLLQCIISYRFNGVGYILVKTEDQLQDLHLEVNKEFPTGFMYLDYNSVRDEGPDATYITYNLKVNENDNISYKEIKIHKSRVIIHSNYDYILKAYSPCYTQSFLLNIYLFEQIYKEIEKRIKNHNFLFYKDEALVELQDALVNAKTSLDLLTRSVDKGSLFTNIFRSNDEHHVSKFKGVNNELERELYRLKGNLNNEGIFYSGTSDASLEVIKYDITYLKEALALVKAKIGADTKEPLTRSFNEQVKGLGSDGKGDRSNYYDFLKGVQEELEISCNSKLNKYYYLDIRFNSLHILTEEEKYERDSRLIELTLKYKELEASNTLSKSELESLRSKLFFYEI; encoded by the coding sequence ATGAGATTAGATTTCAAAGTTCATGCTAAAGACCTATACAAGTATTCAATATTCTTTAAAAATTACATCTCAAATGTAGCAGAGGATGTTCTTAAGAATGGGATCACTTTAAATAGTGTAATTCCAACTTCCTTGTCTATTGAAGATGCTTTAGATGCGTTAAAAATAGAATTAAAAGCAACATTATTGCAGTGCATAATCAGTTACCGTTTCAATGGTGTTGGGTATATTTTAGTTAAAACAGAAGACCAACTACAAGATTTACACTTAGAAGTAAATAAGGAATTTCCTACTGGATTTATGTATCTTGATTATAATAGTGTTCGTGATGAGGGGCCTGATGCTACTTATATAACATACAATTTGAAAGTAAATGAAAATGATAATATATCTTATAAGGAAATAAAGATTCATAAGAGTAGAGTGATAATACACTCTAATTATGACTATATACTTAAAGCATACAGTCCATGTTATACACAAAGCTTTTTGCTTAATATATATCTTTTTGAACAAATATATAAAGAAATAGAAAAGAGAATCAAGAATCATAATTTTTTATTTTATAAAGATGAAGCATTAGTAGAATTACAAGATGCTTTAGTTAATGCTAAAACATCTCTAGATCTTCTAACTAGAAGTGTTGATAAGGGAAGTTTATTTACTAATATATTTAGAAGTAATGATGAGCATCATGTAAGCAAGTTTAAAGGTGTAAATAATGAACTTGAAAGAGAATTATATAGACTTAAAGGGAATTTAAATAATGAAGGTATATTTTATAGTGGTACATCAGATGCTTCACTTGAAGTTATTAAGTATGACATAACCTATTTAAAAGAGGCTTTAGCATTAGTAAAAGCAAAGATAGGTGCTGATACTAAGGAGCCTTTAACTAGAAGCTTTAATGAACAAGTTAAGGGGCTTGGTAGTGATGGTAAAGGGGACAGATCTAATTATTATGACTTTTTAAAAGGTGTTCAAGAAGAATTAGAAATTAGTTGTAACAGTAAACTTAACAAATACTATTATTTAGACATTAGATTTAACTCATTGCATATTCTTACTGAAGAAGAAAAGTATGAAAGAGATTCTAGACTGATAGAATTAACCCTTAAATACAAGGAATTAGAAGCAAGTAATACATTAAGTAAAAGTGAACTTGAGTCTTTAAGATCAAAATTATTTTTTTATGAAATCTAG